From a single Entelurus aequoreus isolate RoL-2023_Sb linkage group LG12, RoL_Eaeq_v1.1, whole genome shotgun sequence genomic region:
- the dvl2 gene encoding segment polarity protein dishevelled homolog DVL-2, giving the protein MAETKIIYHIDEEETPYLVKIPISAESITLLDFKQVLNKPNYKFFFKSMDQDFGVVKEEISDDNTKLPCFNGRVVSWLVSSDAPAAEPASPVALPPVEQASTQPSPPPPPLPPPPAERTGGIGDSRPPSFHPNATGSVETLDEQTETESVVSFRRERPRHRESIEQHGPRINGQSRLERHLAGYESSSTMMSSELETTSFCDSEEDDTMSRFSSATEQSTASRLLKRHRRRRKQRPPRLERASSFSSVTDSTMSLNIITVTLNMEKYNFLGISIVGQSNERGDGGIYIGSIMKGGAVAADGRIEPGDMLLQVNDINFENMSNDDAVRVLREIVHKPGPIILTVAKCWDPSPQGYFTLPRNEPIRPIDPAAWVSHSVAMTGAYPVFPGSSSLSTITSSSSVTETERFDDFNLSLHSDMASVAKAMASPESGLEVRDRMWLKITIPNAFLGSDVVEWLFHHIEGFQDRREARKYASNLLKAGFIRHTVNKITFSEQCYYVFGDLSDCENYMANLSLNDNDGSSGASDQDTLAPLPLPGASPWPMMHTFPYQPYPTHPYSSQPPPYHELTSYSYAPGSTGSQHSEGSRSSGSTRSEGERRRSSSKGPGSTVGGGEKSPCGGVGEGGGGDSRSGSGSESEYSTRSSLRRGHGSAAPSEHSHASSQRSHHHHHRMPQAPHMSPYPPGILPYNPMMVMMVPQHAHPAMAAAHALPHAQQLPTAPLHPALPLPLSSTSGGPPGAPPTRDLGSVPPELTASRQSFHLAMGNPSEFFVDVM; this is encoded by the exons CGTGGTGAAGGAAGAAATTTCGGACGACAACACCAAATTACCTTGCTTCAATGGTCGAGTAGTATCATGG CTGGTGTCTTCAGATGCCCCAGCAGCAGAGCCTGCCTCTCCAGTGGCACTTCCCCCGGTGGAGCAAGCGTCCACCCAGCCTTCACCCCCTCCGCCGCCGCTGCCACCCCCACCCGCAGAGAGAACCGGTGGCATCGGAGACTCCAGGCCTCCCTCTTTTCA TCCTAATGCGACGGGCAGCGTGGAGACTTTAGATGAGCAGACAGAAACAGAATCAGTAGTTTCCTTCAGGAGAGAGAGGCCTCGACACAGAGAGAGCATAGAGCAACACG GTCCTCGGATAAATGGCCAGAGCCGTCTGGAGCGCCACCTGGCAGGATATGAGAGTTCCAGCACAATGATGAGCAGCGAGCTGGAGACAACCAGCTTTTGTGACTCTGAAGAAGATGACACCATGAGCAG gtTCAGCAGTGCAACAGAGCAGAGTACGGCCTCAAGACTTTTGAAACGACATAGACGACGCAGGAAACAGCGCCCCCCTCGTCTGGAGAGG GCTTCTTCCTTTAGCAGTGTGACAGACTCCACCATGTCCTTAAACATCATCACAGTCACTTTAAACATGG AGAAGTACAATTTCCTGGGCATCAGCATTGTGGGCCAAAGCAATGAAAGGGGTGACGGTGGCATCTACATTGGCTCCATCATGAAGGGGGGAGCAGTTGCTGCGGACGGACGCATTGAACCTGGCGACATGCTGTTGCAG GTCAACGACATCAACTTTGAGAATATGAGCAATGACGACGCGGTGCGAGTGCTGAGAGAGATTGTGCATAAGCCGGG GCCCATCATCCTCACTGTGGCCAAGTGCTGGGACCCCTCTCCTCAAGGTTACTTTACCCTACCGCGTA ATGAACCCATCCGCCCCATTGACCCAGCAGCGTGGGTCAGCCACTCTGTAGCCATGACTGGCGCCTACCCTGTCTTCCCAGGCAGCTCTTCTCTCAGCACCATCACCTCCTCCTCCTCGGTCACTGAGACTGAAC GTTTTGATGACTTCAATTTGTCACTACACTCTGACATGGCATCCGTCGCCAAGGCCATGGCGTCACCAGAGTCGGGTCTAGAAGTGAGAGATCGCATGTGGCTCAAAATCACCATACCCAACGCTTTCCTAG GCTCTGATGTGGTGGAGTGGCTGTTCCACCACATTGAGGGATTCCAGGACCGCCGTGAAGCAAGGAAGTATGCCAGCAATCTGCTGAAGGCTGGCTTCATTCGTCACACGGTCAACAAGATCACCTTCTCGGAACAATGCTATTACGTTTTTGGGGATTTAAGTGACTGTGAAAATT ACATGGCCAACCTGTCCCTGAACGACAACGATGGCTCCAGCGGGGCCTCAGACCAAGACACTTTGGCACCGCTGCCCCTTCCAGGAGCCTCACCGTGGCCTATGATGCACACGTTCCCTTATCAGCCCTACCCCACCCACCCATATTCCAGCCAGCCACCCCCATACCACGAGCTGACCAGTTACAGCTATGCCCCCGGAAGCACCGGCAGCCAGCACAGTGAAG GGAGCCGGAGCAGTGGCTCAACGAGAAGTGAAGGTGAACGACGACGCAGCAGCAGCAAAGGGCCTGGCAGCACTGTGGGCGGAGGGGAAAAATCTCCCTGTGGCGGGGTTGGGGAAGGCGGAGGGGGTGATTCCCGTTCCGGTAGCGGCAGCGAATCAGAATACTCCACCCGCAGCAGTTTGAGGCGGGGACATGGGTCAGCTGCCCCCAGTGAGCACAGCCACGCCTCTTCCCAACgttcacatcatcatcatcatcgcatGCCCCAGGCCCCCCACATGTCCCCCTACCCTCCAGGTATTCTACCTTACAACCCCATGATGGTAATGATGGTACCGCAGCACGCACACCCAGCCATGGCCGCAGCTCATGCTCTTCCGCACGCACAGCAGTTGCCCACAGCCCCCTTGCACCCGGCCCTGCCCCTGCCCCTTTCTTCAACTTCTGGCGGACCTCCTGGTGCTCCGCCCACTCGTGACCTGGGCTCTGTGCCCCCAGAACTGACTGCTTCACGCCAGTCCTTCCACTTGGCCATGGGTAATCCCAGTGAGTTTTTTGTGGATGTCATGTAG